CCAGCATTTTTTTCCGCAACTCAGATAACTCGTATAGAACCGGAAGAAGAATTTTAGAGTACCCAGCACACGACGTGATAAATCAACGATTAAGCTTAAGTGTATCTATAGTAGTAGTGtaattttttaattttggtCCAGTGGGATAAAAACTAAGTGGCGTAGAAACACAGAATTCTTTGCCGTCGGACACCCACCGGCTCGCTGCAAATATCCACGGTTGAATTAATGTGGCTACAGTTGCCCAATGCATTCcttgtcttcttctatATGCAGACTTCTTTCCGATGCATAATTACTTTTGCATTAGCATCATGCACCATTCTATTTGACGGGTTTTTTGACTGATAAGCCGTTGCCTACTAAAGGTTAAGCTGGGTCCTAATGAGGAACGATGGCCCAGCGAATGGTATCTGCAGCCTGCAGAAAAAATTCATATCCACCTTCGTCAGTTGAGATATGGGATATATAAACCAAGTCGATCCTCTACTAGTTTaaatttttcttctttttttccgCTAATTCTATATTCACTAAGAATTCGGGTAACCTTGTCTAGCTTGCTAGacaattgaaatttttttcgttctgaaaaatttattttcctCTATCTTTTTGAGGATCTAATTCTCCTTACACTGGGAAATTAAAACTTGACTTTAAAAAGCACTaaagcttttttttaaagTCACACTAAAACTTGTTTTTGGCTGAAAAAATAAGAACTCAAAAATGTCGAAATTCTCCGACGATATTGAAAAGGACGTTCTTAGTCCTAATTTGTCCGATGAGGACCTCAGACAAACTGAAGTACACGACCTGAATTGGTTGGATCGGTTATTCCAAGAAAAATTAAATGCCGAAGTCCGTGGTATTGAGCATATTCCAGAGGAAGAGCGTCACGATGTGTCGTATCTGAATGCTGGTTCCATGTGGTTGGGTGCCAACTTGGTTGTGGCCACTTTCAGTTTGGGTACTCTGGGTATCACTACTTTTGGCTGTTCTTTCTGGGACTCTGTGTTAAcaatcatcttcttcaatattTTGGGAGCTTTACCGGTTGCTTATTACTCCACTTTTGGACCCAAGCTTGGTCTTCGTCAAATGGTTATGTCTAGATTCTGGTTCGGTTATCAAGGTATCAGAGTTGTTGCTTTCTTGAACTGTATTGCTTGTATTGGTTGGACCGCTGTCAATACTATGGTTTCTGCTCAAATACTTCATACCGTCAATAATGGCTCTTTACCTCCATGGGGTGGTGTCTTGGTTATTACCCTGGCAAGTTTATTAGTAGCCGTTTTCGGTTACAAGATCGTCCACgcttttgaaaaatttgcTTGGATTCCCAATTTTatcatttttattattattgccGTTCGTATGTCGAAGACCCATTCATTCGATGCTGGTACTCTTGGAAGTGGCCCTAatgaggctgctgctgtgttGTCATTCGGTGGTACTATTTTCGGTTATGCTACTGGTTGGTCTTCATATGCCGCTGATTATACCTGTTATATGCCTAAGTCCACCTCAAGAATTAAAgtcttctttttgattCTTTTCGGACTTAGTTTCCCATTATTGTTTGCTATGATTCTGGGAGCCGCTTGTGCCACTGGTATCAACACCAACCCTCGATTTGCTTCAAACTACAATGATAACCAAATTGGTGGACTCCTCTATGCAATTATGGTTGAAAACTCACTTCACGGTTTTGGTCAATTCTGTCAGGTTATTTTAGCCTTGTCTACCATTTCCAACAACATTCCAAATCTATACTCGTTGGGTCTTTCGGCTCAAACCGTATGGTCTGGTTTCCGCAAAGTTCCTAGAATTGCTTGGTCAATCCTTGGTTGTGGTGTTTCTGTGGCTCTTGCTATCCCTGCTTATTACCATTTTGCCGATGTTATGTCCGACTTTATGGACCTCATTGGTTACTGGTTGGCCTTCTACAGTGCTATCTGCTTATCTGAACATTTGATCTATCGTAAATCAATTAACAACTACGATCCTTTGGAGTatgagaacaagaaaactcTTCCTATTGGAATTGCTGCTATTTTTGCCATGTGCTGTGGTgtcgctggtgctgttgtcgGAATGTCCCAAGTCTGGTACGTGGGACCTATCGCAATTAAGATCGGTGACACTGGCTTCGGTGGTGATATCGGTTTTGAACttgcatttgcatttgctTTTATTGGTTTCAATTCCACAAGATGGCTTGAGCTCAAATATTTCGGGCGTTAATGTTTTTTGACATGTTTCGTAGTTATGTGATtgtttgtattttattttaatgtTATTAGATTGATGATTTTAAGCTGGTTACCTCTATTTGGTATGCAGGGTTTCAAAACTCTGCATATGGCCAATGATTTTATATAGGGGATCAATGACTTCCAATAGGGCCAATTAAGCGACAAGAAAGGCTCCGCGTATAGTTAACAGAAAGGCAAAAAATACGAATCAACAAGCGATTGCCTTACTACGGCAAGGCAATCGCTTAATCAAGAATAAGATCGCAAACGACCACTTGAATGTCTCTTCGTTCTGCTCCAGAATAGAAAATGGTGGGGCAAGATGGTGATAGTATGCTATATAGATCTGGAAAAATGCTTACTTTAAATCTAGCAATGAATTTGCCAGATAGCCTAAGAACCGCATATAAAAACATCTTCCTAATATAGTTCGATAGAAACAGCAACTATTGTCATACACTATAAATCCCTCTCGGCATAGAATAATATATGGTCTAGtttgatttatttgataTAGACCAAACACAGTGGGGCTAGTTCAAGAGAATGCTTAATTGATCAGAAATAGAAGAGGGGTTGAGGCATGTGTGGGTTGACGAGCGGACTGTGCTATGATGGCCCGTTTGCtgttattttattggttATGGCAGTTCGATGTGATGTGTAAGGAGATGGTTTTGTGGTTTACACTCGGATTATATGCTGACTGGTGGGGGTTGGTTGGTTCGCTGTGGATTTCCAGTGACGGTGTTGGAAGACTGGAATTTGATTTCAATTCTATGCGTGAAATTTAAACAGTAGCTTCCTCTTGTGTGCACATTGTTCACTTTCTTGGGTATCCAGTAGGTTTTAGACTGAACCCTTCCTCAGGACGTTATGTGTAACAATCAGGATTTTCGATTAGTCTAGAGGATCTAGAGAAGAATAATTGAATAATAGACATAGAGACAACGATCAAAGGCTTGTATGACAAATTCTTACCAGAGGATCTTAAATAGATGTAGAGCGATAATGCAGAATAGTGGATGATGGAATTTGTGGTGCTCTGGCAGGATCCTTTGCCACAATAAAAAAGGCCtatactatacataattattTCAATACACGTTACCAGGTCTCCATCACGCTGTTGCGGTTTGGTATGTTGCCTTTCACGCAACAACTAGGGTTTAGTGACGCAAATAGAAACATGGCCCGAAGACAGAGATTGACCGCTCTGTTGGATTCTGCGTTGAATTTAAAGTTTTGGTTTATTAGGATTTTTTccataaaataaaattaataaaagcCTGAATGATTTGAATCAGTGAGGCAAGACTAGTGTATGTTAAGGAGATCAAACGCAGTGCAGCTACAGATTATGGTAGGTGTTCGGGGCAAGAGATAGTAGTTGATGGGGTGATTAGAGGAGCAAGTGGTATGTTGTCTGGGGAAGTTGGTGGAGTTCGAAGTGGTTTCTTGGTAGTTGAATAGGAAGTCAGGGGTATAGAAGAGCAATATAGCGCACGCAGATGAACAGTGGGGTAGGgatcttttcaagaaattcaGGTAGGATTTCACAGTGTTTTCAAAGTTGATTTGATGTTTGCATGAGTGTAGTTG
The Sugiyamaella lignohabitans strain CBS 10342 chromosome A, complete sequence genome window above contains:
- the FCY2 gene encoding Fcy2p (Purine-cytosine permease; mediates purine (adenine, guanine, and hypoxanthine) and cytosine accumulation; relative distribution to the vacuole increases upon DNA replication stress; GO_component: GO:0000329 - fungal-type vacuole membrane [Evidence IDA] [PMID 22842922]; GO_component: GO:0016021 - integral component of membrane [Evidence IEA]; GO_component: GO:0016021 - integral component of membrane [Evidence ISM] [PMID 12192589]; GO_component: GO:0016020 - membrane [Evidence IEA,IEA,IEA]; GO_component: GO:0005886 - plasma membrane [Evidence IDA] [PMID 22842922]; GO_component: GO:0005886 - plasma membrane [Evidence IDA] [PMID 8267570]; GO_function: GO:0015212 - cytidine transmembrane transporter activity [Evidence IDA,IMP] [PMID 10501935]; GO_function: GO:0015205 - nucleobase transmembrane transporter activity [Evidence IEA]; GO_function: GO:0015205 - nucleobase transmembrane transporter activity [Evidence IDA] [PMID 9092500]; GO_function: GO:0005215 - transporter activity [Evidence IEA]; GO_process: GO:0015861 - cytidine transport [Evidence IDA,IMP] [PMID 10501935]; GO_process: GO:0015856 - cytosine transport [Evidence IDA] [PMID 9092500]; GO_process: GO:0015851 - nucleobase transport [Evidence IEA]; GO_process: GO:0072530 - purine-containing compound transmembrane transport [Evidence IDA] [PMID 9092500]; GO_process: GO:0006810 - transport [Evidence IEA,IEA]), with the protein product MSKFSDDIEKDVLSPNLSDEDLRQTEVHDLNWLDRLFQEKLNAEVRGIEHIPEEERHDVSYLNAGSMWLGANLVVATFSLGTLGITTFGCSFWDSVLTIIFFNILGALPVAYYSTFGPKLGLRQMVMSRFWFGYQGIRVVAFLNCIACIGWTAVNTMVSAQILHTVNNGSLPPWGGVLVITLASLLVAVFGYKIVHAFEKFAWIPNFIIFIIIAVRMSKTHSFDAGTLGSGPNEAAAVLSFGGTIFGYATGWSSYAADYTCYMPKSTSRIKVFFLILFGLSFPLLFAMILGAACATGINTNPRFASNYNDNQIGGLLYAIMVENSLHGFGQFCQVILALSTISNNIPNLYSLGLSAQTVWSGFRKVPRIAWSILGCGVSVALAIPAYYHFADVMSDFMDLIGYWLAFYSAICLSEHLIYRKSINNYDPLEYENKKTLPIGIAAIFAMCCGVAGAVVGMSQVWYVGPIAIKIGDTGFGGDIGFELAFAFAFIGFNSTRWLELKYFGR